From the genome of Geoglobus ahangari, one region includes:
- a CDS encoding PaaI family thioesterase: protein MEVRTHRLADRNLVGEVVEAEEGYARIVLKTTKQMAVDELGLVHGGFTFGAADLAAMVAVNHPNVVLYRAEVRFTAPVRAGEVITAEARVEEREGRKVRVNVVAKTDRTVLEGVMHCYIPEKHVLEK, encoded by the coding sequence ATGGAGGTCAGAACCCACAGGCTTGCAGACAGAAATTTGGTTGGGGAGGTCGTGGAGGCTGAAGAGGGTTACGCGAGGATTGTGCTGAAGACCACAAAGCAGATGGCTGTTGACGAGCTCGGTCTCGTCCACGGAGGATTCACGTTCGGCGCCGCAGACCTCGCGGCAATGGTTGCCGTCAACCACCCTAACGTGGTGCTGTACAGGGCAGAGGTGAGGTTCACGGCCCCGGTGAGGGCTGGAGAGGTTATAACGGCCGAGGCGAGGGTTGAGGAGAGGGAGGGCAGGAAGGTCAGGGTGAATGTGGTCGCCAAGACCGACAGAACGGTTCTCGAGGGAGTTATGCACTGCTACATCCCGGAAAAACACGTTCTGGAAAAATAA